In Vigna angularis cultivar LongXiaoDou No.4 chromosome 8, ASM1680809v1, whole genome shotgun sequence, the DNA window GGAATGCATAAACTCAGCTGTTTGTTTTCTGTTGAAGTGGTCACTGCTCAAGGGCTTCCTTCTTCCATGAATGGACTGCGGCTTTCTGTTTGTGTTAGAAAGAAAGAGACCAAAGATGGGAGTGTTCAGGCGATGCCATCAAGGGTTGATCAAGGTGCTGCAGATTTTGAAGAGACCCTTTTCATAAGGTGCCATGTTTATTGCAACCATGGTAGTGGAAAGCAGCTTAAGTTTGAGCCAAGGCCATTTTGGATATACCTTGTTGCAGTTGATGCCAAAGAGCTTGGTTTTGGAAAGAACTTTGTGGACTTGAGCCAGTTGATTCAGGAATCCATTGAGAAAAGCCAGCAAGGGACGCGTGTGAGGCAGTGGGACACAAGCTTTGGCTTATCAGGGAAGGCAAAAGGAGGAGAACTGGTTCTGAAACTTGGCTTCCAAATCATGGAGAAAGATGGAGGAGTTCAGATATATAACCCGGAAGAGAATTTTAAGTCTAGCAGGTTCAAAAATCTCACTTCTTTTGCTCGCAGACGCTCTAACTCATCATTCAGCTTGCTTAGTCCAAGAATAACAAGCAGAAGAGATGCTTGGACTCCTTCACAGAGAAGGTTAGCAGAAGACATTCAAGGTGTGGATGATTTTAATCTTGATGATCCACTATTTCATGACGCCCCTCCCTCTACCGAGAAACTTGATGGTGGCAAAGAGATGGTGGAGGATTTTGATCTGCCGGAttttgagattgttgataaagGAGTTGAGGTTCAAGAGAAGAAAACATATGAAGGAGAAGGATCTGAGAAATCCATTAAAGTGAAATCAGCTACAAGTGAGGTTGTCAAGGAAATAGTGCATGATCAGTTGCGCCAGACTAGACTAACTGAGCTTGAGTCAATTGCCAAGCAAATAAAGGATCTTGTGTCCATGATGGGAGAAGATAACAAAAATTCCACAAAAGGTGATGAAACTGAGTCACTAAGATTGGATTCTGATGAAGAAACTGTGACAAAGGAATTTCTTCACATGCTTGAGGATGAAAATATCAGAGGTTTCAAAACCAACCAATCTGAAAAAACTCCATCAGAAGTTACAGAGTTAGAATCTGAAGTGTATCTCCCAGATCTTGGCAAGGGCTTGGGGTGTGTAGTTCAAACAAGGGATGGAGGCTACTTAACATCTATGAATCCTTTGGATAAAGTTGTAGCTAGAAATGAGACTCCAAAGCTAGCAATGCagatgtcaaagccttatgtgTTGCCATCAAATCAGTCCCTAAATGGGTTAGAGTTGTTTCAGAAAG includes these proteins:
- the LOC108343735 gene encoding protein PLASTID MOVEMENT IMPAIRED 1 — encoded protein: MADDNSTKRNSSVQLLEELEALSESLYQSSNTARRTASLALPRASPPLVSSAEDDNDTAKIDSKQSNKTRSRRMSLSIWRSKPKPEDAKATPTQPEAKKFSDIENSGEKKGIWSWKPMRAISHIGMHKLSCLFSVEVVTAQGLPSSMNGLRLSVCVRKKETKDGSVQAMPSRVDQGAADFEETLFIRCHVYCNHGSGKQLKFEPRPFWIYLVAVDAKELGFGKNFVDLSQLIQESIEKSQQGTRVRQWDTSFGLSGKAKGGELVLKLGFQIMEKDGGVQIYNPEENFKSSRFKNLTSFARRRSNSSFSLLSPRITSRRDAWTPSQRRLAEDIQGVDDFNLDDPLFHDAPPSTEKLDGGKEMVEDFDLPDFEIVDKGVEVQEKKTYEGEGSEKSIKVKSATSEVVKEIVHDQLRQTRLTELESIAKQIKDLVSMMGEDNKNSTKGDETESLRLDSDEETVTKEFLHMLEDENIRGFKTNQSEKTPSEVTELESEVYLPDLGKGLGCVVQTRDGGYLTSMNPLDKVVARNETPKLAMQMSKPYVLPSNQSLNGLELFQKVAGIGLDELSSQVFSMMPLDELIGKTAEQIAFEGIASAIIQGRNKEGASSSAARIVSALKGMANAMSSGRQERISTGLWNVDETPLTAEQILAFTMQMIEFMVVEGLKIQADMAEKEAPCDASPLWTMEGNKDKDLLGSAVSLEDWIKDQSYTSSGRSSDGEPSNITLMFVVQLRDPIRRFEAVGGPVMVLIHAAGEDTRGSDYHPDDEEKRFKVTSMHVGGLKVRSATKNNSEWDSEKQRLTAMHWLIENGLGKAKKKGKHALVKEQGFLWSISSSIVADMWLRTMRNPDVDLFMKE